DNA sequence from the Halorussus sp. MSC15.2 genome:
GAACTCGTCGCCGAAATCAAGTCGATGATTCCGAAGTACACCCGCCTCCAGCGCGTCCAACGGGACATCCCCGCGGACTTCATCGACGCCGGGGTGTGGAAGTCGAACCTCCGCCAACTCGCCCGCCAGAAGATGGAGGACCACGGCTGGACCTGCGACTGCATCCGGTGTCGCGAGGTGGGGATGAACGACGAGGACCCCGAGAACGTCGAGTTGGACGTGATGACCTACGAGGCCGCCGGGGGAACCGAACACTTCATCAGCTACGAGGACCCCGACAAGGACCTCCTGATAGGATTCTGTCGCCTCCGCGAACCCGGAAACCCGGTCCGGCGCGAACTCGAAAACGCCGCGCTCGTCCGCGAACTCCACGTCTACGGCCCGATGGTCGAAGTCGGCGACCAGAGCCACGACTGGCAGCACAAGGGGTACGGGAAGAGGCTCCTCCGCAAGGCCGAGGAGATGGCCGGAGACGCGGGCTACGACAAGGTCAGCGTCATCTCGGGCATCGGCGCGCGGGAGTACTACCGCGAGAAACTCGGCTACCATCAGGACGGCCCGTACGTCAGCAAGCGACTGTGAACGCCGAGGCGGACGACTCTACCGGTTCCACCACCGGGAGTACCGGCGATTTTATACGTCTGCTGTCTCGTTATCGGTCATACCCGTGAGTAAGAGATGAGCAACGCACCCCCCGCGGAGGAGTCGCAGGATATCCTCGAACGACTGTTCCGTAGCGGTCGCACGAACGCCCTCCTCGCGTGGTTTCTGGTCGGCGTGCTCGCGCTGGTGTTCGTCGAGAGCGTACTGGACTTCGACCTCCTGTGGATGGCGTTCGTCGCTGCGGCGGGCCTCCTCGTCCTCGTTCCGCCGCTCGCGTACCGCGACTGGCGCGTGATGCTGCCGTGGGAGTTGCTCGCGCTGGCGCTCCTGCCGATTCTCGTCCGCGGACTGTTCGGGGGCGAACTCAGCCTGTTCGCGTACTACCTCTCTGTCGCCGGACTCGCGCTGGTCGTGACCGTGGAACTCCACATGTTCACGACGCTGAACGTGACCCACTGGTTCGCGGTCGTGTTCGTCGTCATGACCACGATGGGGTCGGTCGCGGCGTGGGCCATCGTCCGGTGGAACCTCGACCGGACGTTCGGCACGTCGTACCTCTCGTCGAACGACGCGCTGATGACCGAGTTCGTCTGGGTGACGGCGGCCGGGTTCGCGGCGGGCGTCCTGTTCGACGCGTACTTCAGGCGACGCGACCGTCAACTCTGGCGGGCCATCAACTGGGTGATTCGCCGATGATGCTCCTCCCCCGCCCCTCGACGGTGAACCAGCGACGAATCACGCGAGCCATGCAGGCCGTGTTGCTCGCCGTCGTCGTCTACGGCGTCGCCGCCGGCCAACCGAAGGCCATCGTCAACGGGAGCATCGCGCTCCTGATAACGACGCTGCCCGCGGTCCTCGAACGCAACTACGAGATTCCGCTGGACCCGTGGCTCGGGTTGTGGATAACGACCGCCGTCTTCCTCCACACGCTCGGGTCGGCCGGACTGTACGCACAGATAGGCTGGTGGGACCACCTCACCCACGCCTTCTCGGCGTCGCTGGCCGCGGCGGCCGGGTACATCACCGCCCGGTCGCTCGACCTCCACAGCGACGACATCAGCATCCCGGCCCGGTTCGCGTTCGTCTACATCCTCGTGGTCGTGCTCTCGTTCGGCGTCGTCTGGGAACTGTTCGAGTTCGCGCTGGACGTGGCGGCCGACGAGACCGGTCTCACGATGCCGCTGGCCCAGCACGGACTCGACGACACCATCCGGGACCTGATGTTCAACTCGCTGGGTGCGCTGATGGTCGCGTTCTTCGGACAGGTCCACCTCACCGGCGTCGCCGAGACGATACGAGAGGAGTTGTTCGCGCCGGAGTAACCCTCCCGCGGAACGGAGCGGGTGACGGCGCGCCCTCCCCGCCACTGTTCATTTACTCGCGGACGCGGTAGCGAACGCATGGAACTCACGCTGCTCGGGTCGGGCGGCGACTCCCAGACGCCGATGCCGACCTGCGACTGCCGGGTCTGCGAACCCGCCCGCGAGGAGGGCCTGCCCCACGCCAGATACGGGAACTCCACGCTCGTTCGCGACGCCGACGCCCTCGTGGACGCGCCCGAGTCCATCTGGGCGATGCTCAACCGCGAGCGAGTGATGGACCTCGACTACATCTTCGTCTCGCACCACCACGTGGACCACGTCGGCGGCCTGCGCGTCGTGCAGGCCATCGGGCGACCCGACTTCCCCCTCGAAGACTGGGACAACGAGGACCCCGTGACCGTGGTGATGAGCGAGACGACGTACGACCGCGTCGCCGAGTCGCTCGACATCGAGTCCCAGTACGACGACCGGGGCTACGCCGACTTCGAACTCGTGAGCGACGGCGAGCGGATGGCGCTCGGCGGCGGCGTCGAGGTGACGGGAATCGGCGCACCCCTCGACCCCGACGGACCGGCGGACGCCGCGATGAGCTACTGCTTCGAGAGGGACGGCGAGCGCGTCCTGATTTCGCCGGACGAGACGACGTTCCTCGACCTCTCGAAGGTCCCCGACGACCTCGACCTGTGGGTCAAGGAGTGTGGCATGTTCCGGGAGACGGGCGACGGCGAACCCATCATGACCGAGGAGTTGTGGGCCGAGGAGCGCGAGAGCCAGACTACCTTCGAACAGACGCTCGAACAGGTCCGGACCGTCGAACCCGACCGAACCGTCCTGACCGAAATCGAGGAGATATACCGCCGCCGCCCCGACGAGTACGCCGAACTCGCCGCACAGTACGATGACCTCGGCGTCGAGTTCGGTCGCGACGGCATGGCGATAGCGGTTTGACTCACCAGTCGGTCCGTCGCGGCGACTCGGCAGTCGTCTTCGTTCCGTTCCACCGCATCGACTCGGCAGTCCTCCGTCACGCGGGCGACTTCGGTCGAGGCGATTCTCTCTGGAACCTCCGACGAGCGACTGCGTCCCCCGGTATCGTCGGTGGGTCGCTCGGCGGCGTGAGATAGGAACCAGCAAATACGGCCGGTAGTCCGTGGCCGCGCTAGTACTCGCCGAAACGCGACCTTAGTAACCCGTGGCGAGCGTTCCGTTCGACGAACGCCCTCGATATACGTTAGCACCCCACGGTGCGACGCGAGGGACGGAGACCATCCATGAACACGGTCGAACAACTGAAACAGCGCAAGCATCCGCTGGACGTTCTCGACGACGTGGAGACGTACGCCGCGGAGGGGTTGTCGTTCGACGAAATCGAGGACCGGGAGGGCGAAGGCGAGTGGGAACGGCTGAAGTGGGCCGGACTGTACACCCACGGGACCCACCGGGGGTACTTCATGCTCCGGACGAAGGTCCCCGGCGGCCGACTCACGCCCGAACAGGCCGAGGTCGTGGGCGAAGTCGCCGACGAGTACGCCACGGCACCCGAGGAACACGGCGGCGCGGCGCAGAACGACCTCTGGGGCGACGCGTTCCTCGACCTCACCACCCGGCAGGACGTCCAGATGCACTGGATAGAGATAGCGGACGTCCCGGAGATATGGGACCGCTACGACGAGGTCGGACTGACCACCGTACAGGGGTGTGGCGATTCGGCCCGGAACGTGCTGGGCTGTCCGGTCGCCGGCGTGAGCGACCACGAGTGCTTCGACGCTCAGCCGGTGGTAGACGCCGTCTCGGAGTTCTTCACGGGCAACCGCGAGTACGCCAACCTCCCCCGGAAGTTCAAGCTGACCGTCACCGGCTGTCGGGCGACTGCGCGCAGTCCCAGATAAACGACGTGGGGCTGACCCCGGCGCGACGCACTGTCGATGGCACCGACTGCTACGGCTTTCACGTCCGGGTCGGCGGCGGCCTCTCGGACGGGCCGCGCATGGCCTCGCCGCTCGACGTGTTCGTTCCGCCAGCGGACGCCGTGGAGTTCTGCCGGGCGGTCGCCCAGACGTTCAAGGAGTTGGGCGACCGGCACAACCGCGGCGTCTGCCGGATGCGGTACCTCGTCGAGCAACTGGGTGCCGAGACGTTCGAGCGCGCCGTCCGCGAGCGATGCACGGTGGACCTCCCGACCCGCGGCGAGGACCTGACCGAGGGGTACACCGGCGACCACGTCGGCGTCCACGACCAGACGCAGGAGGGCCTGCAGTACGTCGGATTCAACGTCGTCGGCGGGCGGATGGGCGGCGACGAGTTCGCCGAGATGGCGCGGGCCGCCCGCGAGTTCGGAACGGAGGACACGACGGTCAGGCTCGCGACCGACCAGAACTTCCTCGTCACCCACGTCCCCGAGGAGAACGTGGACGACCTGCTCGCCGAACCGTTCGCCGCGGACTACCAGCCCGACCCCGGCCCGTTCTCGCGGGGCGCGGTCGGCTGTACCGGCAGCGAGTTCTGCAACTACGGTATCATCGAGACCAAGAAGCGCGTCAAACGCTGGGCGCGGGAACTCGACGAGCGAATCGACACTCCCGACGGTCTCGACGTGGTCCGGATGCACATGTCGGGCTGTTCGGCCTCGTGCGCCCAGCCCCAGATTGCGGACGTCGGCTTTCGGGGCGAGACGGTCCAACTCGACGCGGACGGCGACGGCGACGCCGACGACATCGTCGAGGGGATGGACTTCGGCCTCGGCGGCAGCCTCGGGGCAGACAACGAGTTCCTCGACTGGGTCGAGACCGCGGTCCCGGCCGACGCGGTGATTCCGGCGCTCGAAGAGCTGTTCGCGGCCTACGACGAGGAGCGGACGGGCGGCGAGCGATTCTACGAGTGGACCCGGCGAGTCGAGAACGACCGCCTCCGGTCCATCATGCGGGGAGCCGACGCCGACGTCGCCGGAGGTGTCGCCGCCGATGACTGACGACCGCGAGACGCGCCGGGACTCCACCGACGGCGACGAGGAACCAGTCCCGGGCGTCCCCGACGTCGATACGGAGACCGACGCCGACCGGACAGTCCCTCGCGCGGAGGGCGTCCGGACTCACCGGCCGGCGACCGAACACGGGACGATTCCGGGCGACCGAATCGGCCCCGCAGACGAGTCCCGACCGTACGCCTCTCGCGGTGATGACGGCGGGGGTGGGCCGGTCGCCGATGGTGGCTCCGTGAGGAGTTCGAGCGAAGACCCGTCAGAACTCGCCTCCGACGGCGTTGCCGGGAGCACAACGACCGGCGGCTCGTCGGAGCTTTGCTCCGACGGCGGAACGACGCCCGCGAACGTGGACGCCGACGGCAACCTCGGCGACGTGGAGTTCACGCCGCCCGCCGAGGGAGCGAGTCAGGACGTCGAGAACGGCGACCCGACCGAGCGCGTGGGCGTCCCCGACGACGCGGACCTCGACACGCCGGGGTACGGCATCCGCGCGGAGATGAACGACATCGAGACGCCCGACGACAAGACGTGGTTCATGGAACTCGACGAGGCGGTCGTCGAGGAGGACCGGTGCATCCAGTGTGGCACCTGCGTGGCCGCCTGTCCCTCGGACTCCATCGGCATCGGCGACGACGACCTCCCGGAACTCGTGAAGATGTGTACCGGCTGTTCGCTCTGCTGGGACTTCTGCCCGCGGGGCGGTCTCCGGTACGAGCGCCAGTGGAAGATAACCGGCGGCGAGGACAACGTGTCGGGCGCGGGCGACCCCATCACCGAGTTCTCCGCGCGCGTCGAGGACGACTGGCGCGAGGGCGCACAGGACGGCGGCGTGGTCACGTCGGTCCTGAGCCACCTGCTCGACGCCGGTGAGATAGACGGCGCGCTGATAGCGACCGAGTCAGACGACGAGTCGTGGAAGGCCGAGAGCTTCCTCGCCACGACTCGCGAGGAACTGGTCGCCAACGCCGGGAGCTTCTACAACCAGACGATGGCGCTGGGGAACCTCGACCTCGCGCAGTGGGAACACAAACTCCCGGACGAGGACCCCGAGGACCTGAGTCTCGCGCTCGTGGGGACGCCCTGCGAAATCGAAGGCGTCCGCGCGCTGTCGGACTTCGAGTGGGATTACCAGTCCCAGAACGCCATGGTCCGGGCGGTCGAGTACACCGTCGCGCTGATGTGTACGAAGAACTTCAACCACCGGCGTCTCGTCGGCGAGCAGTTGGAGACCAAACGCGGTATCTCGCCGGACGACATCGGCAAACTCGACGTGATAGCGGGCGAGATGCGAGTCTACGACCGCGACGGCGAGCAGGTGCTGGCCGAGGACATCGAGAACTTCCACGACGCCGCGCTGAAGGGCTGTGACGAGTGCGCCGACTTCACGGGCTACTGCGCCGACCTCACGGTCGGGTCGGTGGGTAGCTCCGACGAGTACTCGTCGGTCATCGTCCGGACAGAGGCGGGCCTGACGGCGTGGGAACTGACCGAACCCGACCTCGACTACCACGACCTCGAAGACCGCAGCGCGGTCGGCGGACTACAGAATTGGGACAAGAAGAAGGCCTTCGAGTCGCTGGAGCGGCCCTTCGACCCGGACGCGCCGCGGTTCATCGATTACGAGGACCACGCCGAGAACTACGGGACCGAACGCAATCCTCACGAGGCCGACCACTGAGCGACACCCGGCGAGACCGACCGTCGAACGACTTCGGAAACGACGCCGACCGGTTCGGTGGCTGGGACCGCGCTGGCCGAAGTATCGTAACGATACGCCTTTCCCCGCCGATAGAGAACACGTATCCATGGACCAGAAGCGGGAACTGTCGAGCATCGACCTCGCCGCCGTCGTCGCGGAACTCGGCGCGTACGAGGGCGCGAAGCTCGACAAGGCGTATCTCTACGACGACGACCTCTTGCGGCTCAAGATGCGGGACTTCGACCGCGGTCGGGTCGAACTCCTCGTGGAAGTCGGCGACCTGAAGCGCGCCCACGTCTCCGCGCCGGAGAACGTCCCCGACGCGCCCGGCCGACCGCCGAACTTCGCCATGATGCTCCGGAACCGACTGTCGGGCGCGGACTTCGCCGGCGTCGAACAGTACGGCTTCGACCGCATCCTCCAGTTCCACTTCGAGCGCGGCGACGAGGACACCACTATCGTCGCCGAACTGTTCGGGCAGGGCAACCTCGCGGTGCTGGACGAGAACAACGAGGTCGTGGACAGCCTCGACACCGTGCGTCTCAAGTCTCGGACGGTCGCGCCGGGGAGCCAGTACGAGTTCCCCGACGAGCGCGTCAACCCCCTCGAAGTCGATTACGAGACGCTGGCGGCCCACATGGAGGAGTCCGACACCGACCTCGTGCGCACGCTCGCCACCCAACTCAACTTCGGCGGTCTCTACGCCGAGGAGGTCTGCACCCGCGCGGGCGTCGAGAAGTCCACCGACATCGACGAGGCCGACGAGGACGACTACGAGGCCATCTACGACGCCATCCAGCGCCTCGCCGACCCGGTCCGGACCGGGGAGTTCGAACCCCGCGTCTACCGCGAGGACGACCGCCTCGTGGACGTGACGCCGTTCGCGCTCGAAGAGTACGCCGACCTCGACTCGGAGGCCTTCGACACGTTCAACGAGGCGGTGGACTTCTACTTCACGAACGTGGACTTCGAGGGCGAGGACGCCGCCGACCAGAGCGTCGGCGACCAGCGACCCGACTTCGAGGCCGAAATCGAGAAACACCAGCGCATCATCGAACAGCAGGAGCAGGCCATCGAGGGGTTCGAGGAGCAGGCCGAGGCCGAGCGAGAGAAGGCCGAGCGCCTCTATGGCCACTACGGACTCGCCGACGAGATTCTCACCACCGTCCAGAACGCGCTGGACGAGGACACCTCGTGGGAGGAGATTGAGACCCGATTCGAGGAGGGGGCCGAACAGGGCATCGAGGCCGCCGAGGCCGTCCAGAGCGTGAACTCCGAGGAGGGGATGGTCACGGTCGAAATCGACGGGACGCCGGTCCCGCTCGACGCCTCGATGGGCGTCGAGAAGAACGCCGACCGGCTCTACACCGAGGCCAAGCGCATCGAGGAGAAGAAGGAGGGCGCGATGGCCGCCATCGAGAACACCCGCGAGGACCTCGAAGCGGCCAAACGCCGCAAGGAGGAGTGGGAGGCCGACACCGCCGAGTCAGACGACGACGAGGACGGCGAGGAGGACGCCGAGGACGTGGACTGGCTCTCCCGACCCTCGATTCCGATTCGCAAGCAGGAGCAGTGGTACGAGCGATTCCGGTGGTTCCGGACGAGCGACGACTTCCTCGTCATCGGCGGCCGCAACGCCGACCAGAACGAGGAGTTGGTCCAGAAGTACCTCGACGGCAACGACCTGTTCTTCCACGCGCAGGCCCACGGCGGTCCGGTGACGATTCTGAAGACCTCCGACCCCAGCGAACCCTCCCGCGACGTGGACGTTCCCGACCGGAGCAAGCAGGAGGCCGCCCAGTTCGCGGTGTCGTACTCGTCGGTCTGGAAGGACAGTCGGTTCACGGGAGACGCCTATGTGGTGACCCCCGACCAAGTGAGCAAGACGCCCGAGAGCGGCGAGTACCTCGAAAAAGGCGGGTTCGCAATCCGGGGCGACCGCACCTACTTCCGCGACGTGGCGGTGGGGGTCGCGGTCGGTATCGCCTGCGAACCCCACACCCGCGTCCTCGGCGGTCCGCCCTCCGCCATCGTCCCGCAGGTCGAGACCCACGTCGAGGTCGAACCCGGCCGGTACGCCCAGAACGACATCGCCAAGCGCATCTACCGGGAGTTCCGCGAGCGGTTCGCCGACACCTCGTTCGTCCGGAAGGTGGCGAGTCCCGACCTCATTCAGGAGTTCCTACCGCCGGGCGGAAGTCGGATGCAAGAGGAGTAGACGCGGCCGGAGACCGATTTCGGCGTCTACGTCCCGTCGTCGCCACCGAACGTGAATCGACCGGCGTTCTGCGTGCTACTGACTCCCCACGAGAACTCGCCGGAGTCGTACACGGTTCCGGATAAGAAGAATCCGTGTTCACGGTCGGGCGGCGCGGGATGGAACACGGTCTCGCCCGCGTGGTCCGACGGTTCGCGTCCGTCAACCGTGAACTCGACACCGTACCACACGGACTCCGTGAAGACGCTCTCGTAGGTCCGGCGCGAGTCGGGTTCCGCGGTCGCCGACGCGCTCAAGTTCCGTTGTTCAGGAGTAACGGCAACGTCTCCTTCGGGTGAATTACGTCCTCCGGGTCGCGCTCCCACGCCGGTCACCCGGACCGAAATCGAATGCGGGAGCGTATCGTCGTTTCGGAACCGGAGACTCCCCGCTGGCGGTTCGTCCGACCCGAGGACCGAACACCCCGCGAGTCCGCCCAATGCAACCGTCCCGAGAGAACCGAGAAAGATACGTCGCTCCGTGGAGGGCATAGCGATTGCTCGCACTTCGAACGAATAAGAGTTAATATATTGAGTGGTTCGGTCGAACTCCTCTCTGGTCCGGAATATCCGCCGCTGCGCTATGTCTCGTCACGCAACAATTAAGCCAGTAGCGCACCTCTCTGAGGTAAGCAAGTCGGCTTCTTCGTCGAAGCGCCTGCCCCGGAGACGACCGTGTTCGAAACAGCACTCAGATACCCCGTAGACGGCGACGATAGAATCGAGACGATAGTAATCGGTGGGCTACTCACCCTGTTCTCGTGGCTCCTGATTCCGGCGGTGTTCGTCGCTGGCTACCTCCAGCGCGTCCTCGCCCGGACGACAGCGGACGACCGCGCGCCGTCGTTCGACGACTGGGGTGACCTGTTCGGGGAGGGCCTGAAGGCCGTCGCCGTCACGCTGGCGTACTTCGCGGTTCCGGTGGTGTTGCTGACCGCGGTCCTCGGCAGCGTCATCTTCGCCTTCGAGACGACGACGGTCGTCGAGACGGGGACGACCGTGGCCGAACCGGCCGCGCCCGGCGGAGCGAACAACCTCGGCGTGGTGGTGGTTCTCGTCGGGTTCGCGCTCGCCGTCGTCGCGTCGCTGGCCGCTTCCTACGCCCTGCCCGCCGCACTCGCTCGACTCGCCGTCGAGGGCCGCCTCGGCGCGGCGTTCGAGTTCCGCAGACTCGCGGGCGTCCTCACCGACCGGTCGTACGCCATCGGCTGGCTGGTCGCGTTCGTCGTCCTCGCGGTCGGCGGTGCGCTCGTCGGCGGACTCGCGTCGATACCACTCGTCGGGTGGGCGCTGGTCCCGTTCGCGAGCTTCTACCTGAACGTCGTCGCGTTCGCGCTCTACGGGCAGGGCTACCGCGACGCGACCCGGACTGACCGCCGCGAAACCGCGGACGGCGACCGGCGCACGTCGGCGTGAACTCGGTCGCGACGCCGAGTAGCCAGACCTAACTTTTCGCGTCGACATTCTCCGCCATGTTCCGCGAGGCACTGACCTACCCGGTCCGCGGCGAGGACGTCGAGCGCCGACTCCTCGTCGGCGCGATTCTGGCCGTCGCCGCCGGACTGCTCGCTCGACTCGGCGTCCTCGCGGTGTTCGCGCTCCTCCCCGCCGTCGTGCTGGCCGGATACGCCCTGTCCGTCGTCCGGACCACCGCCGAGTCGCCCGGCGGGACGGCCGCCGCCGAGGACGCGCCGCCCGAATTTGGGGACTTCCGGGCGCTCGCGGCCGACGGCGCGCGGGCGCTCGCCGTCGGATTCGCCTATCTGCTCGTCCCCGCGGCCGCGCTCGCGGTCACGGTCGGGGGCGCTATCGGGGGTGCGAGCGCGGCCGGGCGACCCGAGTCGCTCGGACCGACGGTCTTCGTCTTCGGTGCCGGGACGGTCGTCCTCTTCTTGTCGCTCGCGTTCGCGTACCTCCTGCCCGCGGCGCTGACGGGCGTCGCTCGGACTCGGCGACTCTCGGGGGCGCTCGACCGCGGTCGCCTGCGCGCGAGCGCCGGGGACGCCGGGTACTTCGTCGTCTGGGTCGCGGCGCTGCTGGTCGGCGGTGCGGCGGTCGTCGTGCTCGCGTCGGTCGCGGCGCTCGGCCGTCTCGGCGAGGTGGTGGCGCTCGCGGGGAGTTTCTACGCGCTGGTCGCGGTCGCGCGCCTGTTCGGTCGGGCCATCTCGGGATAGCCCGACCGCAGGTCACTTATCGAACGGCCGACCACGTTGGAGTATGAGAGTGACGAACCGCCAGCGGGTCGAAGGAGGCCGTGAGCGCATCACGCTCGTCCCCGAGAGCCTCGACGACCTCTGGCACCTCACCTACGTCCTCGAACCCGGCGACTTCGTGGCCGCCGACACGACCCGGCGCATCCAGCGCAACGACGACCAGATGCGCGACACGGGCGGCGAGCGCGAACACATGCACGTCACGCTCGAAGTCGAGGACTCGGAGTTCCACAAGTTCGCCAACCGCCTGCGAGTCAGCGGCGTCATCGAGAGCGCCTCCCGCGAGGACCAACTCGGCCAGCACCACACCGTCAACGTCGAGGAGAACAAGGAGATAACCGTCGAGAAGGTCTGGAAGGCCGACCAACTCGAACGACTCGAAGAGGCCGAGGAGGCCACCGACAACCCCGACGTGGCCATCGTCACCGTCGAGGAGGGGAAGGCTCACATCCACACCGTCGCCCAGTACGGCACCGAGGAGCGCGCCGAGTTCACCGGCACCACGGGCAAGGGCGAGTACGCCCGCGGCCGGGACGAACTGTTCGCGGAACTGACGAGCGCGCTCTCCCGTCTCGACGTGGACGCCATCATCCTCGCCGGGCCGGGGTTCACCAAGCAGGACGCGCTCGACTACGTCGAGGAGGAGGCCCCCGACCTGACCGAGAAGATAACCACCGTGGACACCAGCGCGGTCGGCGACCGAGGCGTCCACGAGGTGCTGAAGCGCGGCGCGGTCGAGGAGGTCCAGAAGAACACCCGCATCGCCGAGGAGGCCGAACTCATCGACGAACTCACCAAGCGCATCGGCGAGGGCGCGAAGGTCGCCTACGGGGCCGAGCAGGTCCAGAAGGCCGCGGACTTCGGAGCCATCGAACACCTCCTGTTGCTGGACGAACGCCTGCGCGAAGAGCGGGGGCAGGAGGGCGAGTGGCCCTTCGACGTGAACGAACTCATCACGACCGTCGAGCGGAAGGGAGGCGACGTGACGGTGTTCTCCAACGAGTTCGCGCCCGGCGACCAACTCTCGGGATTCGGCGGCATCGCCGCGCTCCTGCGCTACCGACTGGAATAATTTCGTGGAACGGGAGTCGGGGGTCGGTTCGCTTCTCGGAGTTCGACGTAGCTCGGCGCGCTGGCGAGGTCGTCGTGAGGCCTGCGATTACCGTCCTCACAGGTATCGGCAGTAGCTAGCTACTACTTCACTTGAACAGAGCTAGCTATTACCGATACCGAGGAGAAACGCACAGCACCGCCTCGAACCTCCCCAACCTCCTCGCTCACTTCGTTCGCTCGTCCACCGTCAGAGCAAGCTCTGACGAGCCTTCGGTCGCTACGCTCCCGAAGACCTCGCGCGCGCTGCTCGCACGCGCCGGACAGCAAAAAGGAATATATCGACAGTTCTGAAACTCGTCTGACTCAGTCCTCGACCAAGTTCGAAACCATCCCGCGCACGTACTCCATCTCGTCCTCGTTGATGCCGTGGCCCATCCCTTCGTAGATGCGC
Encoded proteins:
- a CDS encoding MBL fold metallo-hydrolase, coding for MELTLLGSGGDSQTPMPTCDCRVCEPAREEGLPHARYGNSTLVRDADALVDAPESIWAMLNRERVMDLDYIFVSHHHVDHVGGLRVVQAIGRPDFPLEDWDNEDPVTVVMSETTYDRVAESLDIESQYDDRGYADFELVSDGERMALGGGVEVTGIGAPLDPDGPADAAMSYCFERDGERVLISPDETTFLDLSKVPDDLDLWVKECGMFRETGDGEPIMTEELWAEERESQTTFEQTLEQVRTVEPDRTVLTEIEEIYRRRPDEYAELAAQYDDLGVEFGRDGMAIAV
- a CDS encoding Coenzyme F420 hydrogenase/dehydrogenase, beta subunit C-terminal domain translates to MTDDRETRRDSTDGDEEPVPGVPDVDTETDADRTVPRAEGVRTHRPATEHGTIPGDRIGPADESRPYASRGDDGGGGPVADGGSVRSSSEDPSELASDGVAGSTTTGGSSELCSDGGTTPANVDADGNLGDVEFTPPAEGASQDVENGDPTERVGVPDDADLDTPGYGIRAEMNDIETPDDKTWFMELDEAVVEEDRCIQCGTCVAACPSDSIGIGDDDLPELVKMCTGCSLCWDFCPRGGLRYERQWKITGGEDNVSGAGDPITEFSARVEDDWREGAQDGGVVTSVLSHLLDAGEIDGALIATESDDESWKAESFLATTREELVANAGSFYNQTMALGNLDLAQWEHKLPDEDPEDLSLALVGTPCEIEGVRALSDFEWDYQSQNAMVRAVEYTVALMCTKNFNHRRLVGEQLETKRGISPDDIGKLDVIAGEMRVYDRDGEQVLAEDIENFHDAALKGCDECADFTGYCADLTVGSVGSSDEYSSVIVRTEAGLTAWELTEPDLDYHDLEDRSAVGGLQNWDKKKAFESLERPFDPDAPRFIDYEDHAENYGTERNPHEADH
- the rqcH gene encoding ribosome rescue protein RqcH, with the translated sequence MDQKRELSSIDLAAVVAELGAYEGAKLDKAYLYDDDLLRLKMRDFDRGRVELLVEVGDLKRAHVSAPENVPDAPGRPPNFAMMLRNRLSGADFAGVEQYGFDRILQFHFERGDEDTTIVAELFGQGNLAVLDENNEVVDSLDTVRLKSRTVAPGSQYEFPDERVNPLEVDYETLAAHMEESDTDLVRTLATQLNFGGLYAEEVCTRAGVEKSTDIDEADEDDYEAIYDAIQRLADPVRTGEFEPRVYREDDRLVDVTPFALEEYADLDSEAFDTFNEAVDFYFTNVDFEGEDAADQSVGDQRPDFEAEIEKHQRIIEQQEQAIEGFEEQAEAEREKAERLYGHYGLADEILTTVQNALDEDTSWEEIETRFEEGAEQGIEAAEAVQSVNSEEGMVTVEIDGTPVPLDASMGVEKNADRLYTEAKRIEEKKEGAMAAIENTREDLEAAKRRKEEWEADTAESDDDEDGEEDAEDVDWLSRPSIPIRKQEQWYERFRWFRTSDDFLVIGGRNADQNEELVQKYLDGNDLFFHAQAHGGPVTILKTSDPSEPSRDVDVPDRSKQEAAQFAVSYSSVWKDSRFTGDAYVVTPDQVSKTPESGEYLEKGGFAIRGDRTYFRDVAVGVAVGIACEPHTRVLGGPPSAIVPQVETHVEVEPGRYAQNDIAKRIYREFRERFADTSFVRKVASPDLIQEFLPPGGSRMQEE
- a CDS encoding DUF4013 domain-containing protein — translated: MFETALRYPVDGDDRIETIVIGGLLTLFSWLLIPAVFVAGYLQRVLARTTADDRAPSFDDWGDLFGEGLKAVAVTLAYFAVPVVLLTAVLGSVIFAFETTTVVETGTTVAEPAAPGGANNLGVVVVLVGFALAVVASLAASYALPAALARLAVEGRLGAAFEFRRLAGVLTDRSYAIGWLVAFVVLAVGGALVGGLASIPLVGWALVPFASFYLNVVAFALYGQGYRDATRTDRRETADGDRRTSA
- a CDS encoding DUF4013 domain-containing protein, producing MFREALTYPVRGEDVERRLLVGAILAVAAGLLARLGVLAVFALLPAVVLAGYALSVVRTTAESPGGTAAAEDAPPEFGDFRALAADGARALAVGFAYLLVPAAALAVTVGGAIGGASAAGRPESLGPTVFVFGAGTVVLFLSLAFAYLLPAALTGVARTRRLSGALDRGRLRASAGDAGYFVVWVAALLVGGAAVVVLASVAALGRLGEVVALAGSFYALVAVARLFGRAISG
- a CDS encoding mRNA surveillance protein pelota, with translation MRVTNRQRVEGGRERITLVPESLDDLWHLTYVLEPGDFVAADTTRRIQRNDDQMRDTGGEREHMHVTLEVEDSEFHKFANRLRVSGVIESASREDQLGQHHTVNVEENKEITVEKVWKADQLERLEEAEEATDNPDVAIVTVEEGKAHIHTVAQYGTEERAEFTGTTGKGEYARGRDELFAELTSALSRLDVDAIILAGPGFTKQDALDYVEEEAPDLTEKITTVDTSAVGDRGVHEVLKRGAVEEVQKNTRIAEEAELIDELTKRIGEGAKVAYGAEQVQKAADFGAIEHLLLLDERLREERGQEGEWPFDVNELITTVERKGGDVTVFSNEFAPGDQLSGFGGIAALLRYRLE